The genomic region tcagtggtcagagctcgactcaagccggctgacggtgtcacctgacactcagctgatcaaatggccggcggctggttttagaacatgatgcccagtttagaccaaagattcacaacaagacgagttgaaacggacggtgggtcgctgctggctgcatgtgcttatgccccgcccaccactgtcagcgttacagatcagaagcacagagagtcgttgactagagatgatgcgccgtctcatggcggtcacttcctgtcaacgttacagatcagaagcacagagagtcgttgactagagatgatgcgccgtctcatggcggtcacttcctgtcaacgttacagatcagaagcacagagagtcgttgactagagatgatgcaccgtctcatggcggtcacttcctgtcaacgttacagatcagaagcacagagagtcgttgactagagatgatgcgccgtctcatggcggtcacttcctgtcaacgttacagatcagaagcacagagagtcgttgactagagatgatgcgccgtctcatggcggtcacttcctgtcaacgttacagatcagaagcacagagagtcgttgactagagatgatgcgccgtctcatggcggtcacttcctgtcaacgttacagatcagaagtacagagagtcgttgactagagatgatacgccgtctcatggcggtcacttcctgtcaacgttacagatcagaagcacagagagttgctgactagagatgatacgccgtctcatggtggccacttcctgtccgcgttacagatcagaagcacagagagtcgttgactagagatgatacgccttctcatggcggtcacttcctgtcaacgttacagatcagaagtacagagagtcgttgactagagatgatacgccgtctcatggtggccacttcctgtcaacgttacagatcagaagcacagagagttgctgactagagatgatacgccgtctcatggtggccacttcctgtccgcgttacagatcagaagcacagagagtcgttgactagagatgatacgccttctcatggtggtcacttcctgtcgatgttacagatcagaagcacagagagtcgttgactagagatgatacgccttctcatggtggtcacttcctgtcgatgTTACAGATCATATGCCGTCAACCTGCAGGTCTGACAGTAGTGGTTTGTCTGAACTTGTCTGGTTGTGaatcttcagtctgaactggactttgtGTCTCAGAAAGCGAGTCGATCTCTAACTAACGACCTGTGTTAGTTTCCATAGTCTGGTCTGATAAAGCAGGAAGTCAACAGGAACCTGCTGTTTGAGCGAGAATTAAAGATCTGCACTCACTGAAAATATCTTTGATAAAAGATCATAAACACGTTTTCTGTATAAAATCCTTGCATTGTGTATCAGCCGCCGTCTGATTGAGTGTGCACAGACTTCTGTCAGGTGGAGCGTACCTGAGCACACACCTGCCCTTTATACTgccctctgacatcacacagcacGTGTTACACCTCACTGCCTTCAGCTAACAACAGACAACACTCATCTCTGAATGGCTGAAGGAAAGAGGCAAAGTtagatgggtgtgtgtgtgtgtgtgtgtgtgtgtgagagtgagtgtgtgtgtttcaggcgaGCGGTGGGCTGAACAGTTTGTTGTACTCTTCTTCAAATGAGACTCTCTTCAGACGTTCCAACGACAGCAGAGTGAGACCTCcctacacacacaacacatcacACGCACacaacacatcacacacacacaaacacaccacaacaGGAAAacgagcacaaacacacagacagaggagaaCAGCATCATGTTTGTTACACGTGTGTTTTATGAAATTAAAAGTTTCAGTCTAGGGTTAGACTTAACTTAGTCGTTTCACAGCTTcagatgttaaaaaacaaaacaagcattcatattattattatcatcatcactgttGTTGTCAGTATTTTCATTAACATTGTTATTATCAGTAGTATCAGAAGTATTTTGAACATGAACCAGTCTGAAGAGGACTTGATCTACACTGTGGTCTGATTTCAACCAGCACTGAACTGTCAAACAGTGTATATGTGGAGTTAATTAGATTTCAGCAGGTTCTTGTGTTCTAGTGTTTTATGATGAAAGCTGAATGTCCAGACGCAGACGTACAGAGTGGTGTTTTACTGTGtgttctctctctgctcctcattACTGTTACTGTCTCTGGGTTTATGTGGACAGACACTCTGCAGCTCGACTCTTAAAACATCTGAAACTGATTAGAGAAAACTAAAATAAGAAAAGCTCTCAGAGCTCAGTAGATGGTATCTTTGTGGCCAGCGGCAACTTTATGTCCATTATGTGTGATTGTAGAGATGTAAGATGTCCGACTGATGATGGACAAACTGTCCCACAACATGGAGACCACAGAGTGAACCAGGCTGCCTCAGAGCAGAATAAACTGTCTGATCAAtgtgattatattattctgttACACTCCCATACCTGATCTGTAACAAAGACCTCATCAGCCAGGTTTGATTGGTTTGTTGGAgccatgatgtttttgtttatttattttatcctcATCTACACACAAGGTAAACATAAATAACCACCTGCAGTTCTGAAACTGAACACAGGGTGGAGCCTCCATCAGGTATTCCAGGGGAATCAGGgtcttatttataaaacaatccagacaaaaaatgttcatacggacaaaaaaaaaaaaaacgtttctACAGTCAggctccacctcaccatctgcgttgtctccaaaatgtccacaagcatgggtcagagtttctcccatcaaATCTGTTTGTATTGATCTGAACTTTTCCGTGTGAAGTGGCATCATGAAGTGTCAGTGTGGAAGACTTAATCTGCTGAGAGGAATAATGATTTGAATTTGGATGGCGCTGTTCTGTGTCATGTGTGTATTACACTGAGAATAAACAGATCCAAACACATAACACTCACTGGACATCGGTTCATTCTCAGCCCAGAAACACGCCCGTAACATGTTCACCCCTCAGTGGCTCACTtagatattttgttttgttaaaattcACTACAGGTTCATCTGTCTGCCATCACAGCCCATGAGGTCAGGTTTACCCAGCATGCAGCTGTGCTGTGATCTGTCACATGATGTTTGCAGCACTGTATTATGTTGATGTATTTACATcatgagtgatgtcacagctgcTGACTCGACTGTGCACGAGTCACTTCAGTCGTGTCGGAGAGTTCTGACCACATGAACAGTACTGTACTCTGTGAGTACTTCATACTACAGTGCAGTGTGAGCATTAAACCACCAGGTGGTAGCAGAGTGTCCTGATACTTCCTCAGGTGAGTGGTGTTCTGTCAGGTGATGTAGTTCAGGTACGTACCCAGgtgaagacagaaaaaaaggagaagacaATGGTTGCTCTGGCGGCATCAGCGCCTTCATTCAGAGGGTTGTCTTCTTCTTTAGAAACctgccactgattggccagAAAACAGAACCCCACGAACCACACCAGAgaccagagagctgcagagaacACAGGTTACACACATGGTTATTAATCACATGAGACCACAGGTTACACATGGTTACATCATTAGACATCACTctttaaatttccattgttatgcggatgatactaagttgtatttatcgatgaagccagaagaaagtaatcaattaactaaactccataactgtcttaaaaacataaaaacttggatgagcaccaatttcctgatgttaaattcagacaaaactgaagttattgttcttggccccaaacaactcagagactctttatctgatgacatagtttctctagatggcattgctctggcctctagcactaccgtaagaaacctcggagtaatatttgatcaagatttgtcttttaattctcatttaaaacaaacctcacggactgcattttttcatctgcgtaatattgtgaaaattaggcctatcctgacccgaaaagatgcagaaaaattggtccacgcttttgttacctcaaggctggattactgtaactctctattatcaggtagctctagtaagtccttaaaaactctccagctaattcagaatgcagcagcacgtgtactaacaggaactaagaaacaagatcatatttctcctgttttagcttctctgcactggctccctgtaaaatccagaattgaatttaaaatcctactgttaacttataaagctctaaatggtcaagctccatcatatcttagagagctcatagtgccatattatcccaccagaacactgcgctctgagaacgcagggttactcgtggtccctaaagtctccaaaagcagatcaggagccagagccttcagctatcaggctcctctcctgtggaatcatcttcctgttacggtccgggaggcagacaccgtctccacatttaagactagacttaagactttcctctttgataaagcttatagttagggctggctcaggcttgccctgtaccagcccctagttaggctgacttaggcctagtctgccggaggaccccctataatacaccgggcaccttctctccttctctctctctctctcttgtattctattactgcatcttgctaactcggccattctggatgtcactaactcggcttcttctccggagcctttgtgctccactgtctctcagattaactcatatcacagcggtgcctggacagcgtgacgtgtgtggttgtgctgctgccgtggtcctgccagatgcctcctgctgctgctgccatcattagtcattagtcatacttctactgttattatacacatatgactattgtcacacatgtatactgtcagatattaatacatactttcaacatattgtaccacagtagccagaactataattattatattattactttcaataatgttgttgtaagctactgtcattacctgcatctctctctctctctctctctctctctctctctctctctctctctgtctcattgtgtcatacggattactgttaatttatgatgctgatctgttctgtacgacatctattgcacgtctgtccgtcctggaagagggatccctcctcagttgctcttcctgaggtttctaccgttttttttccctgttaaagggttttttggggagtttttcctgatcagctgtgagggtcataaggacagagggatgtcgtatgctgtaaagccctgtgaggcaaattgtgatttgtgatattgggctttataaataaaattgattgattgattgattgatcattaATCACATGAGAACACAGGTTACACACATGGTTATTAATCACACCAACAGGTAAAGATCAAGAAACCAGAGGAGGCGGAGTCTCACCTGACACTGCGATGTCAGCCATAACGGCCTTCTTCCTGTCCTTCACGCCGCTGAtttgaggaaagtaaacatCCAGCGCCAGGAAAGCAGAGCTGCAGATGAAGCACAGCGTTCCCATGGTGACAGCGTAGTTGCAGGCATACTGGTTGCGGTTGAA from Epinephelus lanceolatus isolate andai-2023 chromosome 18, ASM4190304v1, whole genome shotgun sequence harbors:
- the syngr1a gene encoding synaptogyrin-1a isoform X2; amino-acid sequence: MDGFQAYGAGKAGGAFDPLTFIRQPQTIVRIICWLFSIVILGCVANEGYVNRPEEVEEFCIFNRNQYACNYAVTMGTLCFICSSAFLALDVYFPQISGVKDRKKAVMADIAVSALWSLVWFVGFCFLANQWQVSKEEDNPLNEGADAARATIVFSFFSVFTWGGLTLLSLERLKRVSFEEEYNKLFSPPLA